The Hymenobacter oligotrophus genome segment GGAACTAGCCGCCGCTCAGGCCACCGACGTGGTAGGGCTGCGCCACCATTTGCACGCTCATCCGGAGCTTTCTTTCGAAGAATACCAAACGGCCGCGTTCGTAGCCGACGAGCTGCGCAAGCTCGGCCTCGAGCCGCAACCGATTGCCAATACCGGCCTCGTGGCGCTTATCGAGGGCCGCAACCCCGGCCGCCGCACCGTGGCCCTGCGCGCCGACATGGACGCGCTGCCCATTCAGGAGCAAAACGATGTGCCGTACCGCTCGCAAAACCCCGGCGTGATGCACGCCTGCGGCCACGATGTGCACACCTCCTCGTTGCTGGGGGTGGCCCGCATTTTGGTGCAGCTCCGCGACGAGTTCGAGGGCACCGTAAAGCTCATGTTTCAGCCCGGCGAGGAGGTAGTGCCCGGCGGGGCATCCATCATGATTAAAGAAGGTGTGCTCGATAACCCCGCGCCGCAAACGGTGCTCGGGCAGCACGTGTTTCCGCAGCTACCGGCCGGCAAAGTGGGCATTCACGCGGGGCGCTACATGGCCTCGGCCGACGAGCTGTACCTGACCATCCGCGGCAAGGGCGGCCACGGCGCCATGCCCGACCTGAATATCGATACCGTGCTGGTAGCGGCCAACCTGATTGTGGCGGCTCAGCAGCTGGTAAGCCGCCGTGCCAACCCCAAGATTCCTTCGGTGCTGTCCTTCGGCAAAGTCATTGCCCAAGGCGCCACCAACGTCATCCCGAACGAAGTTTATATCGAAGGCACCTTCCGGACCATGGATGAGCAGTGGCGCGAGCAAGCTCACGTGCACCTGCGCCAGCTCTGCGAAGGTTTGGCCGCTTCGATGGGTGCAAGCTGCGAGTTGGAAATCCGCCGCGGCTATCCTTGCCTCGACAACGACGTGGACGTGACCCAACGGGTGCGCGCTGCCATGGTTGAGTACCTCGGCGAAGAAAATGTCGTTGACATTGATCAGTGGATGGCATCCGAGGACTTTGCTTTCTTCTCGCAGGCCGCGCCGTCGTGCTTTTACCGCTTGGGTACCCGCGCCCTCGACGGTCGGTACGCTGCTTCCGTACACACGCCTGTTTTCGACATCGAAGCCCACGCCCTCGCGGTAGGGCCCGGCCTGATGGCTTGGCTTGCCCTGAACGAGTTGCAGGCCTAGGTGCCGCGAGGCGTTGTTGCTACCAAGAGCAAACCGATGAGCGTAAAAAAAGTACTCTGCATAGTGGGGTTGTTGGTGCTGCCGGGCTTGGCCCTAGGTCAGCGGCGCATCAACAACCCCACGCAGCTGTGGCCCGAGCTGCAAGGCGAGCTGGCCCTGCAAAACAACGCGTATCTGTGGCTAAGCGCGCAAAACCAACGCGCCGCCGAAAGCCGCTACAACAACGGCACCTTCGACTATGTGCTGCTGCGTGCCGGCTACGAACGCTTTTGGAGCGAGCAGTGGAGCTGGGGCCTAACCGGCCGCTACGCCGCCACCTCGGCCGACGATAGTTTCACGCCCGAACTACTGCTGCGCCACCGCAGCCGCTTACTGGGGCTTACCCTAGGTCAGCGGCTAAGCCTGGAGTACGCTTTGCAAGGAGGGGCAGCTCGCAACCTGGGGGCCGCGCGCCTGCGCCTCGATGCCGAACGCATTATACCCGTTGGCAACATTGCATTGCGCCCCCGCGTGGCCTGGGAAGGTGGCCTAAACCTTCGGCTGCAGCCACCCGACGACCAGCCCGACGAACGGACGCTCGACCAAAGCCGGTTTCGGGCCGAAGTGGGTATTCGTGTATCCGACCACCTCGATTTGACGCCCTACTTCGCGCGGCAGACGGACTTCACCATCACGCAGTTTCAGTTCGACGCCGATGGCAATATCACCTCAGGCGGCCGCACCAACATCGTCACGCCTATTGTCGGGCTTGATGTGCGTTTTACCCTATTCCAAGGCAAGCAGTCCTTCGAGCGAATACAGTTGCCAACGCAACATTAATGACTTAATGTCATTAGCTGTTTCAAGCGAAAAAGCCTCTTTGATCTTTCTGGTATGGTTTACCAGCAACTAAGGTTACAAGGTCTAAAAAGATATAGTTAGTATTTAAGACATTTTGTCTGGTAAATGCGAGTGGTACGAAATTTACAATAGAGGAGGTGTCCAGCGCAATGCCGGACACCTTTCCATTTGAAATCAGACCACTTTCTTACTACTATGGCAACCATGTTTAATTCGCTTCCGGCGCTTCGCAATGCTCGCAGCTTCGACTCGATTGTAAACCAGTTGTTGAACGACACGCTGCCGGGCTTCACAACCACCGGCACTGGCTTTATGCCGGCTGCCGATGTGCTAGAAACCGCCAACGGATTTGAGCTGCTGCTTACCCTGCCCGGCGTACCAAAAGATGCCCTGCAGATTGAGGTGCTCGAAGGCACGCTTACGGTAAGCGGCGAGCGTAAGGCTCCGGCTACCGAGGGCGAAAACGCTCCCAAGGTGCGCCGCATCGAGTCGAGCTATGGCACCTTCACCCGCAAGTTCCGCCTGCCCGACACCGTGAATGCCGAAGCTATCGAAGCTGAGCTAACCGACGGTGTACTGCGCCTGGTGCTGCCCTTCGACACGGTTAAAACCACTAAGCGTCAGATTGAGGTGCGCTAACTGCTGGCCCGTCTGCAAAAAAGGCACCCTTTGGCGGTGCCTTTTTTGTTGGCTCAAGTGTTGTTAGTATAGCATCGCAGATGCAACCCTGTACGAAGGCCGCTGTATCTTACGTTAGGCCGCAAACAAGCTTTTGAAGTTCACGAAAGCTTTCGTACTTTAACTTCAGACTCTCAACTTACCCAATATCTATCTTACCCATGCAAGCCAAACAAATGATGCTCGGCCTCATGGCCTCCGCCGTACTAGGTGGGAGCGTGGCCGTGGGAGGGTACAAGCTGCTGGAGCCGGAGCGCTCAACGGAGCCGCAATCGGTAGCCTCTGACCCGAACGTGCGCTACACCAGCGCCCTGCGGAACTCAACTTACAACGTGCCCGAGGGCCTGAACTTTGTGGCGGCTGCATCGGCCGTTACGCCGGCTGTGGTGCACGTAATGACCGAGTACGCCCCGAAGGTGGCCCAGAACGACGCCATTCGCATGGATCCGTTCCTGCGTCAGTTCTTCGGCGACGATTTCAACGGTTACCACTCGCCGCAGCGCGGCCCGCAGGTAGGCTCGGGTTCGGGCGTTATCATTGCGGCCAACGGCTACATTGTTACCAACAACCACGTAATCGACAAAGCCGACAAGATTGAGGTAGTGCTCGACGACAAGCGCAAGTACAGCGCCAAGCTCGTGGGCACCGACCCCACCACCGACCTGGCCCTGCTGAAGGTGGAGGCCGACAACCTGCCCTACGTGCGTTACGGCAACTCCGACCAAGTGAAGGTAGGCGAGTGGGTGCTGGCCGTGGGCAACCCCTTCAACCTCAACTCCACCGTTACGGCGGGCATCATTTCGGCCAAAGGGCGCAACATCAACATCCTGAGCCGCGAAGACCGCATGGGGATTGAGTCGTTCCTGCAAACCGACGCGGTGGTGAACCCCGGTAACTCGGGCGGTGCGCTCGTGAACCTGAACGGCGACCTGATCGGCATCAACTCGGCCATTGCTTCGCGCACGGGTTCGTTCGAGGGCTACTCGTTTGCCGTGCCCAGCTCCATCGTGAGCAAGGTGATTGACGACCTGCTGAAGTACAAAGTGGTACAGCGCGCTTTGCTAGGTGTGAACATCCGCGAAGTTGACGCTACGCTGGCTTCGGAAAAACAGCTGAAGTCGCTCGACGGCGTGTACGTGGTGGGCCTGAGCAAGGGCAGCGCCGCTGCCGATGCCGGCCTGCGCGAAGGCGACATCATCACCGAAATCAACGGCGTGAAGGTGAACACCTCGTCGCAGCTGCAAGAGCAGGTAGCCCGCTTCCGCCCCGGCGACAAGATCAAGGTTACCTACGTACGCGGCGACGACCGCAAGACCACCAACGCTACCCTGCGCAACTCGGCCGGCACCACCGACATCGTGCGCGAGGAAACCGCTGCCACCGTTGAGTACGAAGGCGCCAAGTTCTCGCCGCTAAGCCGGCAGGAGATGAGCCGCCTCGACCTCGAAGGCGGTGCTAAAATCAGCGGCGTGCGTGGCTCCAACTTCCGCGAAACCGGCATCGGCGACGGGTTCATCATCACCCGCATCGACAAGAACAAGGTGAGCAAGCCGCAGGACGTGAAGCGTTTCCTCGAAGCTGCCAAAGAAAACCAAGGCGCGCTGGTGGAGGGGGTATACCCCGACGGCCGCAAAGCCTACTACCCCATTGGCCAAGCCGAATAAGCGGCTGCTGCCTAGCCAAAAGCCCCCGCCACCTAGGCGGGGGCTTTTTTGTTAGCTTTGTTTCGATAGCCAAACCTGCGTGGCGCCGCGTTGGGCAAGGGGCAAGCCACCCGTCGGCCCCTAGGTTGCCCAGCGGCCAGCCCCAAGCAGGAGCCACCATCAACCGGCGCAGCACAACTGCCCAACCAACCCTTACCCACCCCATGAAACTAGCCATCGAAGAAGCCGCCGCAACCGGCACCGACGTGCAAGAACACGACCACCACGGCATTCGCCAGGTGCTCCGCGACCTAGGTATTCAGGACATCAACGCCGCCTACAGCACCGGCCTGCAATGGGGCGGCGAAGCCAACGAGCAGGTAAGCAGCATCAGCTCGCCTACCGATGGCAAGCTGATCGGCAAAGTGCGCATGGCCACCGCGCACGACTACGAGCAGGTGGTGCTGCAGGCACAGGAGGCGTTTAAAAGCTGGCGCCTGGTGCCCGCCCCCAAGCGCGGCGAAATTGTGCGCCAAATCGGCAACAAGCTGCGGCAGTACAAAGAGCCCCTGGGTAAGCTGGTGAGCTACGAGATGGGCAAGATTTTGCAGGAGGGCTTGGGCGAGGTGCAGGAGATGATTGACATCTGCGACTTTGCCGTGGGCCTTTCGCGCCAGCTGCACGGCCTCACCATGCACTCGGAGCGCCCTGCCCACCGCATGTACGAGCAGTACCACCCCCTAGGCGTGGTGGGCATTATTTCGGCCTTCAACTTTCCGGTGGCGGTGTGGAGCTGGAACGCCATGCTCGCGGCCGTGTGCGGCGACGTGTGCATCTGGAAGCCCTCCGAAAAGACGCCGCTGGTAGCCGTGGCCGTGCAGCACATCATCAAAGACGTACTGCAGGAAAACGAGCTGCCCGAGGGTATTTTCAACCTGGTAGTGGGCGATGCCGAAATCGGCGGCCTGATGGCGGCCGACGAGCGCGTGCCGCTGGTATCGGCTACGGGCTCCACCCGTATGGGCAAAAAGGTAGGTGCCGTAGTGGGTGCCCGCCTAGGCAAGGCGCTGCTCGAGCTGGGCGGCAACAACGCCATTGTCCTCACCGCCAACGCCGACCTCGACATTGCCATTCGGGCGGTGTTGTTCGGGGCCGTGGGCACGGCCGGCCAGCGTTGCACCACCACGCGCCGCCTCATCATCCACGACTCGATTTACGACGACGTGAAGCAGCGCTTGTTGGCCGCTTACCCCAAGCTGCCCGTAGGCCACCCGCTGCAAGAGGGCAACCTAGTAGGTCCGCTGATCGACCAGGATGCCGTGCGCGGCTTCACGGATGCCCTAGGTCGGGTGCAGCAGGAGGGCGGCAAGCTGCTCACGGGCGGCGAGGTGCTCAGCGGCACGGGCTACGAAACCGGTACGTACGTACAGCCCGCCTTGGTAGAGGCCGAAAACCATTACCACACGGTGCAGGAAGAAACCTTCGCGCCCATTCTGTACCTCATTCGCTACTCCGGCGACGTGCAAAACGCCATTGAGCTGCAGAACGGCGTACGCCAAGGCTTGTCGTCTTCGATCTTCTCGCTAAACATGCGCGAAACCGAGGCGTTCCTGGCCGCTACCGGCTCCGACTGCGGCATTGCCAACGTAAACATTGGTACCTCGGGTGCCGAAATCGGCGGTGCATTTGGTGGCGAAAAGGAAACCGGCGGCGGCCGCGAATCGGGCTCCGACGCCTGGAAGATTTACATGCGCCGCCAAACCAACACCATCAACTACAGCACGCAATTGCCACTGGCACAGGGTATTAAATTTGATATCTAAGCCGCTCGCGGCTTCGATAAGCACCAAAAACGAAGGGCTGCCCCGTGTGGGGCAGCCCTTCGTTTTTGGGGGCGCCGCACCTAGGGGCCGGGCGGGGCGACTGCTTATTTGGCCAGCTGCACGTCGCCGTGGCCCTTGCACAGGTAGCCCTGTATGCCGGGGTTCAACTCGTTGTACATCACGTAGTACAGGCGGTAGGTGTGGCCTTTTTCAAGCTTGGGGCCATCGAGCACCAGCGCAAAGTCGAACAGCATATTGGCAGCCCCGCGCACGTTGGCTTCGGAGTACAGCGTGCCGGACTGCACCACGCGGTAGCGGCGGTTTACCAACGCGTAGCGAATACGCGGGCGCACCGGCCCTAGGGGCTGAAAATCGACGCCAAAGTTGGCGAACTTGGGCGCGGGGTTGGGATACAGCAAAAAACGGGTGTCGCGCAGCAGCGGGCTAGTGGCCCCATCAATGGCGAAGGGCAAATCCCGGAACAGCTCCCGCTCTTGCTTGTTCCAGGCCAAATCGGTGGTCCACTCGCCGGGGTTGGCGCTGCCCAGCGGGCGGCCCTGTGCATCGGTGCGCGCAATGCTGCTGTCGTCGCCGCCGCCGAAATCTATTTTTTCGCAGGCGGCCAGCGGCAAGCCCAGCAAAAGCAACTTACTGATAACGCGAACGAACATGTGCCTGGGCAGTAAGGGGTAACTAGCTTGCCGACGTTGGCTGCACCCACGGCCCCAATTTAGGCCAAGGTTGGCAACGCGCCAACACTGGTCACGCCCCGCAAGGCCAGGTCAGCGCTTAATCTTAATGTCGCCGTGGCCTTTGAGGTACAGCTGATTGTTGGCGTCGTACACCACGTAGTAGAGACGGTAGAGCTTGCCATCCTCGAACTTATCGGCTGGAAATTGCACAGCAAACTTTTGCTCGGAGCCGGCGTTGGCCGGGCCGGCAAAGCGGTGCACCGGGCGGTACTTCTTGTCGACCACCACAGCGCGCATTTGCAGCGGCTCGGCGGCGGGGGCAGGGGTGTTCCGCACCGGGCGGTTGCCTAGGTAAAAGTGGACGTATTCGGCGCAGGGGTTGGGGTAGAGGCCGATGCTGTTGAACGCGCCCCGCCCGGCTGCGTTCAGGTTCACGCCGCTGTCCTTAAACAAGTCGCGCTCCTGCTTGTCCCAACTACCGTCGGCGGTCCAGTCGGTTTTATCCACCTCGCCCGTGGGGTAATTCTGAACGTCCTTCTCGGTGTAGCCTTCCTTAGGCCCGAAATCGACCCGATTGCAGCTGGCCAGCACGGTCCCGGCGGCCAGGCCGCTGGCCACGGCCCGTAAAAACTTATTCACAAAACAATACTTGCAGACGCGGCGGGTTCCGCTTGCCAAATATAGCTGCCCGCACCTAGGGAACTTTAAAGCAACGTGCAACCTCATGCTAGGTGCGGGGTCTTTGGAGTGCTGATGATCAGGAGAGTGGAAAATATCCCGACGATGCCCGACCTTTATCATCCACCTCCCGCCATTAGCGAACCCCCGCAACCAACTGCTGCGCCTATGGAAGCTGTTGCCTACGTTGATATTAATGCTCCGCTGGTGGAGCGCTGCCGCCTCGGCGACCGGCGCGCCCAAGCTGAGATTTACAAGCGCTACGCCAAAGCCATGTTCAACGCCTCGTTGCGCATTACGGGCGACTATGCCGAGGCCGAAGACGTGCTGCAAGAATCGTTTCTGAGCGCGTTCCGTGAGCTGCACACCTACAAGGGCGATTCGTCGTTCGGCTCGTGGCTCAAGCGCATTGTTATCAACAAGAGCATTAACTGTTTGCGCAACCGCCGCCTGCAGCTGGTGCCCCTGGCCGAGCAGCACGACGGCGCTGGCTCGGAGGAGTTTGTAACTCCGGGCGAGGCCGACGACGTACAGTGGCGGGCCGATGTGCTGCGCCGCTGCATACAGGAGCTGCCCGATGGTTACCGCCTCGTGCTGACCCTGTACCTGCTCGAAGGTTACGACCACGGCGAAATCGCCACCATTCTGGACATTACCGAATCTACTTCCAAGTCGCAATACAGCCGCGCCCGTAAAAAGCTTCTGGAGCTGGCGCGCGAACACGGCTTGTCTTAATTGTTTCACTGAACAGCGGCCAACCGGGCACCCACCCAACCTCAACAGCGCCCCGGCCGCGGGGAGCCACGTGCGAAAGACCATGACTGTCATGAAACCTAACTCCGGACTAGAAGGCTTTGTGGAGCGGCACCGCGCCGACTTCGACAACTTCGAGCCGCGTGCCGACTTGTGGGACGCCATCGAAGCACGCCTGGATGAGCCGGCCGACGAGGACGAAACGCCCACCCACGTTTTGCCCCTCAACCCGACTGTTTCACCCACCCACCTTGATACCCCTGCCGCTACTACGCCCTCGTTTGCGTGGCAGCGCTACGTAGCCGCCGCGGCGGTTGCCATTATGCTGCTGGCCGGTGGCTACGGCCTGCGCCGCGCCGATGAGCTGAACTCGTCGTCGGGAGCTGTTGCCAGCGCCGACTACGCCCTGCCGGCCATGGAACAGCAGCCCAACGCGGTTGCCGAGGTAGTAGGTGCCCCCGAGCCCATGGCGGTATCGGCTGGCCAGCCGGCCGAGCAGCGTTTGGCAGCATCGGTGCGCCGCATGGAAGCTTACTACGCTTCGCAGATTCTGGAAAAGCAGCACGAACTGCGCCAGCTCGATGAAAGCGCTACGCCCGGCACCATGCCCCAGGCCGCCGATTGGAAGCACGAGCTAACGGCTTTGGACTCCACGTACCGGCAGCTGCGCACCGAGCTGTACCGCAACCCCGACCCCGATGCGGTGCTCGAAGCCATGAATCGCAACCTGCAAATCCGGTTGGATATCCTGAACCAGCAGTTGCGCACCCGCGAGCAAATTCGCCAGTACCACGACGAGTCTTACGCCGAGGTAGCCAAATAACCCCGCTTACCCACCCCATGCGTTCTTTGCTCCGACCTTCTTCGCGCTGGGCTTTGCCTTTGCTGGCAGCCCTGGCTACTGTTGCCGCCCCGGCGGTGGCGCAGGTACGGGCCTCGGCACCGGTAGGCGGCTTTGTGCAGCCCTGCCCCGACGACCGGTACTGGGACCAGCCCACGCCCGACGCGTTTTTTCAGCAGGTGCAGCAAAACGGTGCCCAGCCCGATCCGGCCGCGGCTCCGCTGCCCGCCTTCGAGAAAAGCCGCAAAATCAGCCGCACGTTTAAGGCTGCACCCGGCCGCTCCTTTACGCTCGATACCCGTTACGGCCGCGTGCAGGTAAACACCTGGAGCCGCAACGAGATTAAGACCGAGGTCGACATCATTGCCCGGGCCGACGAAGAAGCCAAAGCGCAGCAACTGCTCGATATGATTCAGGTGCTGATGCAGGAGCAGCCCGGCCCCGAGGGCGGTGTGGTGGTGCAAACCCGCTTGGGCGAAATGCCGCGCGAGTGCTACAGCCGCCAGCGCCTCTACGAAATCAACTACACGGTTTGGATGCCGAAGAACACGCCCCTGAAGGTGCGCAACAGCTTCGGGGATGTAAGCCTAACCGGCGACCTAACCGGCCCCGCCGACCTAAGCGTGTGCTACGGCAGCCTGCGCACCGCCCGCCTCGACGGGCCGCGCAACAGCGTCCGCATCAACAACGGCGCCGCCGCGGTGCAGTATGCCCGCCAAGCCACTCTCGAGGCCAACCACTCGCGCCTGCGCCTGGAAGAAGGCCAAGTAGTGGATTTGCGCAACAACGGTTCCGACATCGACATTGGAACCGTGGAAAGCTTGGCAGTGCACAGCAAGTACGGCGACGTGAACCTAGGCACCGTGCGCTCGTTGCAGGGCACCACCGGCTACTCGCGCTTCAGCGTGTACAAGGTGTCGGAGCAGCTCGATATGAAGGTGCAGTACTGCCCCGCGTTTGAGGTGCGCACCACGGGCCCCAACTTCCGCCGCATCAACGTGGATGGCGGTTACAGCACCATTCTGCTGAACTTCCCCGACAACGCCGGCTTCGTGTTCGATGTGAACTCCGAAAACGGCAAGGTGCAGATGGACAAGCGCTTCGTGAAGGTTAAAACCGAGGAAAACAGCTCGTCGCTAACGGAGGTGCAGGGCCAGTACGGCGTGGTGCAAGTCCGCCCCACGCGCCCCGCCAGCAGCGTCAACATCCGCACCCGTTACAGCAACGTCAGCTTCAACCGCTAAGCCAGTGCCCTAGGTGGGCCACGTGGCAACCGAACCAAGAGCCGGCAACTGCCGGCTTTTGGTTTTTAGGGCGTTGTCGTGTGGGCTGTAATAGATAGAAGGGTTGGTGCAGTAGCTTTGCCGCATGCGCATATTTCTGCCGTTGCTCTGCCTGATGCTAGCCTTTGTAGCTGGGCACGCCCAAACCACTGCCGTTATGCAAAGCCCCACCGTTGCCAAATCGAGCATGCACACGCTTACGCTGCGTCTGCGCCCCGGCCAGGATCTTCGGCAGCAACTTATGGCTTTGGTAAAGGCCGAAGGCATCAAGGCCGGAGCGATGATTACGTGCGTCGGAAGCCTCACGCAGGTTACGCTGCGCCTGGCAAACCAAGAGGGGCCCACGGAATACCGCGGCCATTTCGAAATCGTGTCGTTGGTAGGCACGCTGGCCGAAAGTGGTAGCCACTTGCACCTGTCGGTAGCCGACTCCACGGGGCGCACCATCGGCGGCCACCTGCTCGATGGCAACCTCATCTACACCACCGCCGAAGTGGTAGTGGGTGTGCTCGGTGAGGTAGAGTTTCGACGCGAAGAAGACCTCACTTTTGGCTACAAGGAACTGACCGTACGCCCTAAGGTGCCGCGTAAGGCTGGCAAGCGTAGGCCCTAGTTCAGCGTGTAGCGCTCCAGTTCCAACTTACGGTCGAGCATGTTCGAGTCGCGCTGGTAAATATCAGTGCGTACCATGCCCACGCCCTGCGTCACGTACTCCTCGCGCTTAATGATTTGGGGCGTGGGGTTGCCGGGGTATTCGTACTGGTATTTCATGCTGTACTGCCGGGCATCGTAGCTGGTGCCGTTGCAAAGCACGGGTTGCTGCGCCTCAGCGCGGTTGGTAAACACCCACAGCTTGTAGTTGGGGTACTGGTAGCCGATGCCAATGCCGTTGTGCCGGGCGTTGGGGTAGATAATCACGCCGTCGTTGTTGGCGCGGTTGAAGTACACGTAGCCGTTGGCGTGGTTTTGCACGATGGATCGGTCGCTGAGCACAAACCAACGGCTTTTGTTGATGGTGGTGTCCTTCACCACCGAGCGCGCGTAGCGGGCCTCGCGGTACACGTCGCCGTTGCCATCGTAGTACGACACTTTGTACACCCACTCGTTGCCCACGGCCAAGGGCATAATTTCCTCCACGGGCTCGGGGTCCCGGTCTTTGTTGCAGGCCAGGGCGCCTAGGGCAAGCAGCCCCAGCGCCAATAGCCGTACCGAAGTGCGGCCCGCGGTAACGGCAGATAAGCGACGAAAAGATGGCAGCATGAGTGGCAGGGAATAAGTGCGTTAAAACGAATAGTAACCCAATGATACTCGCTGCCGCGCCAAAGTTGCAAAGCCGCTCCTTGTGCTTCGGAAACCAATACCCACCTAGGGTTGGCAAATGCCGCTTACCTTAGGCTATTATCCGCTACGCTCATGAGCTCATCCGTACCTGCCGCCCCCGCGCCGCTCACCGATACCCCGCAGCTAGCTGCTTTTCGGAACAAGCTGCTTAGCCCCGTAAAGCAGCGCCTGTTTATGCTGACGCAGTTGCCGGCCGCGGGCTTTGCGGGCGTGCGCGTCGAGAGCATCAGTTTGGAAGCGGCTGCGGTATCAGTGCCGTTTGCTTACTTCACCAAAAATCCGTTTCGCAGCGTTTACTTTGCCTGCCTGAGCATGGCGGCCGAGATGGCCTCGGGCGTGCTGGCCATGATGCACACCACCAGTGGCACGCCCGTGTCGATGTTGGTGGTAGGTATGGAGGCAGATTTTCATAAGAAAGCCACTACGCGCATCGTGTTCGAGTCCGTCGATGGAGCCGCCATTGCGCAGGCCGTGGCCGAAAGCCGCCAAACGGGCCAAGGCCGCACGGTGGTGGCCACCAGTACTGGCCGCGACGCCGCCGGCGACGTGGTAGCAGTGTTCCGCATAACGTGGTCGTTCCGGGCGAAAAACCGCTGAGAAATAGGGCGGTAGCTAGGAAAGGGAATTTATTTTAGCTGTAAAGCTGAATAAGCACAACCAAGTTTATTTTTGGTATAAAACAGTATTTGCCTTATCTAATGTTGCTGTCGAGTTTGACCAACCCAGAGACATAAAAAAGCCCGCTGCAATGGTTGCAGCGGGCTTTTTTATTAATATTCAATAGATGCTATTAATGGCGCTCGGGTAGGGTATCCTTGGTTAGTATATCCACCAAACCGTCTTCGCTTACCACAATGGCCATGCATGGGTACGGGCTGCTTTCCACGTAGCGCAGGGCCGAGTTGTAGCGGGCACCGCGCGTGCTGGAGCCACGGCCCGAAGCTTTGCCATCGAGAATAACGCCAATGGAATAGCAGTACGCTTCGGGGTCGATGAGCACGGCGCCGTCGATGGCCGTTACCAGGCGCGTGATGAGCGGCGTAAGCGGCACCGGCTCGATTAGGGTGCACTGCAGCTTCAGGCGGTCGGCTTCGGCCAAGGCTTCGGTAGTAATTACCACGAGCGTGCCCGATTGCTGCCGGCTGGCTTCTACCAACACCTCCCACAGGCGCTCTACCTTGGCGGCGTCGGTAAGGTCGAAGGTTTGGCGCAGGCCCTGCCGGAATTCCGAGCGGCTCAGGCGAGTTTGGGGCAGGCTGGGCTGGCCGTACGAGGAGCGCATGAGCACTTGCCCGCCGTGCCGAAACTCCCACACGTAGTGGTGCAAAAAGCCAATCACAAACAAATCCTCGCGGCTGCTGTCGTAGTGGCCCACCTGCCGACCTAGGGCGTACACGTTTTCGCCGTCGGCCAGCAGGCTCACGTCGTTGCTGGTCATCTGCAGCAGCTTGCGCACGGCCCGGTAATCGGAAAGCGGAGTGGGGCAGGTAAGGGCAAAAATTTCCTGCACATTGGGGTGGCCGCGGCGCGCCAGCAGCACCTGGCCCACGCCCGCCGTGCCCTCGTAGCGCAACGACGACACCGTGTTTAGGGTGTTGAACAGCTTGGCGGCGGCGGGGTCCATGCCCAGGGCCTGTGCGGGCGTGTCCATCAGCAGCTTGCCGGCCGAGCGCACCACCTCGTCGGTGTCGCGGGGGCGCTGCAGCAGGCCGGAGCCGGGCTCGGGCTCGGTCAGCGACTTGATGCACTCTTCGTGAAAGCGCCGAACGGCAGCCTCAATCAACGACGAAGCCAACGGGCGGCCATCGGTGTAAAAGCGGTTGGGCTGCAAGGCCGGGTGCGCTTTCAGGAACTTGCGGCGCACGCGCAGAATCGTGACCACGAAGAACTCCCCAATCAGCACGGGCCAGCCGGCAAACGAGCGCAGCGCCGATTTCTTTTCAAGCTCATCGAGCACCT includes the following:
- a CDS encoding M20 metallopeptidase family protein yields the protein MQQLLSRIQELAAAQATDVVGLRHHLHAHPELSFEEYQTAAFVADELRKLGLEPQPIANTGLVALIEGRNPGRRTVALRADMDALPIQEQNDVPYRSQNPGVMHACGHDVHTSSLLGVARILVQLRDEFEGTVKLMFQPGEEVVPGGASIMIKEGVLDNPAPQTVLGQHVFPQLPAGKVGIHAGRYMASADELYLTIRGKGGHGAMPDLNIDTVLVAANLIVAAQQLVSRRANPKIPSVLSFGKVIAQGATNVIPNEVYIEGTFRTMDEQWREQAHVHLRQLCEGLAASMGASCELEIRRGYPCLDNDVDVTQRVRAAMVEYLGEENVVDIDQWMASEDFAFFSQAAPSCFYRLGTRALDGRYAASVHTPVFDIEAHALAVGPGLMAWLALNELQA
- a CDS encoding DUF2490 domain-containing protein, with product MSVKKVLCIVGLLVLPGLALGQRRINNPTQLWPELQGELALQNNAYLWLSAQNQRAAESRYNNGTFDYVLLRAGYERFWSEQWSWGLTGRYAATSADDSFTPELLLRHRSRLLGLTLGQRLSLEYALQGGAARNLGAARLRLDAERIIPVGNIALRPRVAWEGGLNLRLQPPDDQPDERTLDQSRFRAEVGIRVSDHLDLTPYFARQTDFTITQFQFDADGNITSGGRTNIVTPIVGLDVRFTLFQGKQSFERIQLPTQH
- a CDS encoding Hsp20/alpha crystallin family protein, with the protein product MATMFNSLPALRNARSFDSIVNQLLNDTLPGFTTTGTGFMPAADVLETANGFELLLTLPGVPKDALQIEVLEGTLTVSGERKAPATEGENAPKVRRIESSYGTFTRKFRLPDTVNAEAIEAELTDGVLRLVLPFDTVKTTKRQIEVR
- a CDS encoding Do family serine endopeptidase yields the protein MQAKQMMLGLMASAVLGGSVAVGGYKLLEPERSTEPQSVASDPNVRYTSALRNSTYNVPEGLNFVAAASAVTPAVVHVMTEYAPKVAQNDAIRMDPFLRQFFGDDFNGYHSPQRGPQVGSGSGVIIAANGYIVTNNHVIDKADKIEVVLDDKRKYSAKLVGTDPTTDLALLKVEADNLPYVRYGNSDQVKVGEWVLAVGNPFNLNSTVTAGIISAKGRNINILSREDRMGIESFLQTDAVVNPGNSGGALVNLNGDLIGINSAIASRTGSFEGYSFAVPSSIVSKVIDDLLKYKVVQRALLGVNIREVDATLASEKQLKSLDGVYVVGLSKGSAAADAGLREGDIITEINGVKVNTSSQLQEQVARFRPGDKIKVTYVRGDDRKTTNATLRNSAGTTDIVREETAATVEYEGAKFSPLSRQEMSRLDLEGGAKISGVRGSNFRETGIGDGFIITRIDKNKVSKPQDVKRFLEAAKENQGALVEGVYPDGRKAYYPIGQAE
- the amaB gene encoding L-piperidine-6-carboxylate dehydrogenase → MKLAIEEAAATGTDVQEHDHHGIRQVLRDLGIQDINAAYSTGLQWGGEANEQVSSISSPTDGKLIGKVRMATAHDYEQVVLQAQEAFKSWRLVPAPKRGEIVRQIGNKLRQYKEPLGKLVSYEMGKILQEGLGEVQEMIDICDFAVGLSRQLHGLTMHSERPAHRMYEQYHPLGVVGIISAFNFPVAVWSWNAMLAAVCGDVCIWKPSEKTPLVAVAVQHIIKDVLQENELPEGIFNLVVGDAEIGGLMAADERVPLVSATGSTRMGKKVGAVVGARLGKALLELGGNNAIVLTANADLDIAIRAVLFGAVGTAGQRCTTTRRLIIHDSIYDDVKQRLLAAYPKLPVGHPLQEGNLVGPLIDQDAVRGFTDALGRVQQEGGKLLTGGEVLSGTGYETGTYVQPALVEAENHYHTVQEETFAPILYLIRYSGDVQNAIELQNGVRQGLSSSIFSLNMRETEAFLAATGSDCGIANVNIGTSGAEIGGAFGGEKETGGGRESGSDAWKIYMRRQTNTINYSTQLPLAQGIKFDI
- a CDS encoding RNA polymerase sigma factor; the protein is MEAVAYVDINAPLVERCRLGDRRAQAEIYKRYAKAMFNASLRITGDYAEAEDVLQESFLSAFRELHTYKGDSSFGSWLKRIVINKSINCLRNRRLQLVPLAEQHDGAGSEEFVTPGEADDVQWRADVLRRCIQELPDGYRLVLTLYLLEGYDHGEIATILDITESTSKSQYSRARKKLLELAREHGLS